In Bacteroidales bacterium, the following proteins share a genomic window:
- a CDS encoding thermonuclease family protein produces MSFKTKHKIINGDSRQMTELEDKSVDLVITSPPYWQLKDYGTENQIGYNDSYEEYINNLNLVWKESYRVLNNGCRLCVNIGDQFARAVYYGRYKVIPIRTEIIKFCEAIGFDYMGAIIWQKKTTSNTTGGASLMGSYPTPRNGILSIDYEFILLFKKLGTPIKPDRELKEQSKMTREEWKEYFAGHWNFGGTKQDGHIAMFPEELPKRLIKMFSFVGDTVLDPFLGSGTTSLAAKKLNRNSVGYEMNPDFIPFIKRKLEINQSDIFNSNYNFIKQENVKINFKNDIEKLPYIFKDFQKFDKITDPKKLQFGSKIDQNGTTQREEYYSVKEIVSPELIKLNNDLIVRLIGVKEKEEENGKAIEFLQLKTKGQKVFLKYDETKHDENNHLMVYLYLKNKTFLNAHLIKNGLANVDVHYNYKNKDKFLQIKEEL; encoded by the coding sequence ATGAGTTTTAAAACGAAACATAAAATTATAAATGGTGACAGTCGGCAAATGACTGAACTTGAAGACAAATCTGTTGATTTAGTTATTACTTCACCACCATATTGGCAATTAAAAGATTACGGAACAGAAAACCAAATCGGATATAATGACAGCTATGAAGAATATATAAACAATTTAAATCTTGTTTGGAAAGAAAGTTATAGAGTTCTAAATAACGGATGTCGTTTGTGCGTTAATATTGGTGACCAATTTGCCAGAGCTGTATATTACGGAAGATATAAGGTAATACCTATTCGGACAGAAATCATCAAGTTTTGTGAAGCTATTGGATTTGATTATATGGGTGCTATTATTTGGCAAAAAAAAACTACATCAAATACCACTGGTGGAGCTTCATTAATGGGCAGTTATCCGACACCTAGAAATGGAATTTTATCTATTGATTATGAATTTATTCTATTATTCAAAAAACTTGGAACACCAATAAAACCAGATAGAGAATTAAAAGAGCAATCAAAAATGACAAGAGAAGAATGGAAAGAATATTTTGCGGGGCATTGGAATTTTGGCGGGACAAAACAAGATGGACATATAGCAATGTTTCCTGAAGAATTACCCAAAAGGCTTATTAAAATGTTTTCTTTTGTTGGAGATACTGTTCTTGACCCATTTCTTGGCAGTGGAACAACTTCGCTTGCAGCCAAAAAATTAAATCGAAATTCTGTTGGCTATGAGATGAACCCTGACTTTATTCCATTTATTAAAAGAAAATTAGAAATAAATCAAAGTGATATTTTTAATTCTAATTATAACTTTATAAAACAAGAAAATGTAAAAATAAACTTTAAGAATGATATTGAAAAATTACCATATATTTTTAAGGACTTTCAAAAATTCGATAAAATAACTGACCCTAAAAAACTTCAATTCGGTTCCAAAATTGACCAAAATGGAACAACTCAAAGAGAAGAATATTATTCAGTAAAAGAAATTGTTAGCCCCGAATTGATAAAGCTAAATAACGATTTGATAGTTAGACTTATTGGAGTTAAAGAAAAAGAAGAAGAAAATGGAAAAGCTATTGAGTTCTTACAACTTAAAACAAAAGGACAAAAAGTTTTTCTAAAATATGATGAAACCAAACACGATGAAAATAACCATTTAATGGTTTATTTATATTTAAAGAATAAAACATTTTTAAATGCTCACCTAATAAAAAATGGACTAGCTAATGTCGATGTGCATTACAATTACAAGAATAAAGATAAATTTTTACAAATTAAAGAAGAGCTTTAA
- a CDS encoding T9SS type A sorting domain-containing protein — translation MNVLISNLSLKKVSFFSMFIFCVTIHLNAQNIKEEKENKALFRIDIGEDRSVKIYDIDGNLIDNSKVKNLKYFEEIPQQRENLSYEKNTTKEKPLPCFEESKQNIDLKPFKEKEKETLFQHTKKTINSIDTKDALKKQYERDVEMARLIEARRFTFQNEKTFHNKIRKVTTEEDSDDDGMPDSWETDNGLNPNDPFDAWEDPDGDFVLNLFEYQLNSNPFNASTPNIVTVSAGGNIEDAIDETPTGSVLRVERGTYNVNYMTFSPTTIMIQGGWNSNFTSRDPIETPTIFDGQSLDEVLYFGFASGTNSVILDGLNLINGKGYFGALNMIADGTAIMKWSIMNCLILDSECIDNDYGGVVYLLHWENSQSDVFIIKSIIANNQSSGIYNQTVDYALGKWKIINSNITNNNSLDADEGYGIDAFTLDSAALTIKFKNTILWGNQKTDLEILWSITANVEYSDIGTVNAAYGAVYNEGSGIINMNPLFVNLDNCNFNLLSGSPCIDAGIEVGLPFLGNYPDIGVFEYSESDLSNLFLYTGTGSINTYNCNTTTHVLNVTNSVANDGDASAGSFRTGWYLSENTTLTTDDYLVATATQSSLPIGYYVNISVNVDLDDVSYLPAGTYYIFVYIDDLDAVIESNEADNLAYFIDQIYYSVSDNHYGNAPDLNWAGQFGGSDVDTSYGYVIGMVADNFANVYTYGYTSNTTDYFGESVNKGIFICKQNGSGNVIWLKQFADIKMAYGSQGNFINIDKLTSHIYITGELYDELIIPGETTLTPEEGGSIFILKYDLDGNYVWSVQEDFPGEEPSVVPDNSGNVIVSGVFRNSITIGTTELISAGERDGFIAKYNSEGNFLWAIRAGGEDIEYMAMTSTDASDNIYVTGEFISENVTIDDAEITLSEGDGNIFLAKLNPNGNVQWITSHASSPAGNDSKCWPTSIKTNPQGYSYIKGWHGDNVYFDDILLISPYPYPGWSYFIAKFDPNGNAIWANSINEEYYGFDYNQMDIDNEGNVYFGAQITGTIHFEDNFDYVNAGDCDLFVAKYTTTGELDWVKTMQGNGTSNNWISSVTVYGTENVFVGGFFGNYISIDDEELTSTKRHGFVTMFGDDINGVKEVYNRNNKEFNVYPNPSNGLVTFTSSFELINKIEILNVTGQIVHTVNIISENQQIDLSNLTKGLYLIKVRSDKYFKTEKLVIK, via the coding sequence ATGAACGTATTAATTTCAAATTTGTCATTAAAAAAAGTTTCATTTTTCTCAATGTTCATATTTTGTGTGACGATACATTTAAATGCTCAGAATATTAAGGAAGAGAAAGAAAACAAAGCCTTATTCCGTATCGATATAGGTGAAGACCGATCCGTCAAAATATATGATATAGATGGTAATTTAATAGATAATTCTAAGGTGAAAAATTTAAAATATTTTGAAGAAATACCACAGCAAAGAGAGAATCTATCTTATGAAAAAAATACTACAAAAGAAAAACCCTTACCGTGTTTTGAAGAAAGCAAGCAGAATATTGATTTAAAACCATTTAAGGAGAAAGAAAAGGAAACACTATTTCAACATACAAAAAAAACAATAAATAGTATTGATACTAAAGATGCTTTAAAAAAGCAATATGAAAGAGACGTAGAAATGGCACGACTTATTGAAGCAAGAAGGTTTACTTTTCAAAATGAAAAAACTTTTCATAATAAAATTAGGAAAGTAACAACAGAGGAAGATTCTGACGATGATGGCATGCCCGATTCATGGGAAACAGACAATGGATTAAACCCTAATGACCCTTTTGATGCATGGGAAGATCCCGATGGTGATTTTGTTCTAAATCTATTTGAGTACCAATTAAATAGTAATCCGTTTAATGCTTCAACACCGAATATTGTTACAGTATCTGCAGGTGGAAATATAGAGGATGCAATTGATGAAACTCCAACAGGATCAGTTTTACGTGTGGAAAGAGGAACCTATAACGTAAACTATATGACCTTTAGTCCGACAACAATTATGATTCAAGGAGGATGGAACAGTAACTTTACTTCAAGAGACCCTATAGAAACACCTACTATATTCGATGGACAATCTTTAGATGAAGTTCTTTACTTCGGCTTTGCTAGTGGTACAAACTCTGTAATTTTAGATGGTTTAAACCTGATTAATGGTAAAGGCTATTTTGGTGCACTTAACATGATTGCAGATGGTACGGCAATTATGAAATGGAGTATAATGAATTGCCTAATATTAGATTCTGAATGTATTGATAACGATTATGGCGGAGTGGTTTATTTATTGCATTGGGAAAACAGCCAATCAGATGTTTTTATTATTAAAAGTATTATTGCCAATAATCAAAGTAGTGGTATATATAATCAAACGGTTGATTATGCTTTAGGAAAATGGAAAATCATTAATTCAAATATTACAAATAACAATAGCTTAGATGCAGACGAAGGTTATGGGATTGATGCTTTTACATTAGATTCTGCGGCACTAACAATAAAATTTAAAAACACTATACTTTGGGGAAATCAAAAAACAGATTTAGAAATACTTTGGTCTATTACAGCAAATGTAGAATATTCAGATATTGGAACAGTTAATGCAGCCTATGGCGCGGTTTATAACGAAGGATCCGGTATAATTAATATGAATCCGCTTTTTGTTAACCTTGATAATTGTAATTTCAATTTATTATCTGGGAGTCCATGTATAGATGCAGGGATTGAAGTAGGGCTTCCTTTTCTTGGCAATTACCCTGATATAGGAGTATTTGAGTATAGTGAATCGGATTTATCAAATTTGTTTTTATATACAGGAACCGGTTCTATTAATACTTACAATTGTAACACTACAACCCATGTTCTTAATGTTACAAATAGTGTTGCCAATGATGGAGATGCAAGTGCTGGTAGTTTTAGAACAGGCTGGTATTTATCAGAAAACACAACTTTAACTACAGATGATTATTTGGTAGCCACAGCAACACAAAGTAGTTTGCCAATTGGTTATTATGTAAATATAAGTGTAAATGTTGATTTAGATGATGTTAGTTATTTGCCTGCTGGAACTTATTATATTTTCGTTTACATTGATGATTTAGATGCTGTTATTGAATCAAATGAAGCTGATAATTTAGCCTATTTTATAGATCAAATCTATTATTCTGTATCTGATAACCATTATGGAAATGCTCCTGACTTAAATTGGGCAGGTCAATTCGGAGGCTCTGATGTTGATACAAGTTACGGATATGTTATTGGTATGGTAGCCGATAATTTTGCAAATGTTTATACCTATGGTTATACTTCAAATACAACAGATTATTTTGGAGAATCAGTAAATAAAGGAATTTTTATCTGTAAACAAAATGGTTCGGGTAATGTTATTTGGTTAAAACAGTTTGCTGATATAAAAATGGCTTATGGATCGCAAGGAAATTTTATAAATATTGATAAATTAACTTCTCATATTTATATAACAGGGGAATTATATGATGAATTGATAATTCCGGGGGAAACCACCCTAACTCCAGAAGAGGGTGGAAGTATTTTTATTTTAAAATATGATTTGGATGGTAATTATGTTTGGTCTGTTCAGGAAGATTTTCCTGGTGAAGAACCCTCAGTAGTACCAGACAATTCAGGAAATGTAATAGTGAGCGGTGTTTTTAGAAATTCAATAACGATTGGTACAACTGAACTAATATCAGCTGGTGAACGCGATGGCTTTATTGCTAAATATAATAGCGAGGGAAATTTTTTATGGGCAATAAGAGCTGGAGGAGAAGATATAGAATATATGGCGATGACATCAACAGATGCCAGCGATAATATTTATGTAACAGGTGAGTTTATTTCTGAAAATGTAACTATTGATGATGCCGAAATTACCTTATCAGAAGGTGATGGAAATATATTTCTTGCAAAATTAAATCCAAACGGTAATGTACAATGGATTACTTCACATGCAAGTAGTCCGGCAGGAAATGATTCAAAATGCTGGCCCACAAGTATAAAAACTAATCCGCAAGGTTACAGCTACATTAAAGGTTGGCATGGCGATAATGTATATTTTGATGATATTTTACTCATAAGTCCATATCCATATCCGGGATGGAGTTATTTCATAGCCAAATTTGACCCAAATGGGAATGCTATTTGGGCAAATTCTATTAACGAAGAATATTATGGCTTTGATTACAACCAAATGGATATTGACAATGAAGGAAATGTTTATTTTGGAGCACAAATTACAGGAACTATTCATTTTGAAGATAATTTTGATTATGTTAATGCAGGAGATTGTGACTTATTTGTAGCAAAATATACTACTACAGGAGAACTTGACTGGGTAAAAACCATGCAGGGCAACGGAACAAGTAATAACTGGATAAGCAGTGTTACTGTATATGGTACTGAGAATGTTTTTGTTGGAGGATTTTTTGGTAACTACATTTCTATTGATGATGAAGAATTAACATCTACTAAAAGGCATGGTTTTGTTACAATGTTTGGTGATGATATAAACGGTGTAAAGGAAGTTTATAACAGGAATAATAAGGAATTTAATGTTTATCCTAATCCTTCAAATGGTTTAGTAACATTTACTTCAAGCTTTGAATTAATTAACAAAATTGAAATACTAAATGTTACCGGGCAAATAGTTCATACAGTTAATATTATATCAGAAAATCAACAAATTGATTTAAGTAACTTAACCAAAGGTTTATATTTGATAAAAGTAAGAAGTGATAAATACTTTAAAACAGAAAAACTGGTAATAAAATAG
- a CDS encoding T9SS type A sorting domain-containing protein, producing the protein MKNLLKKIIIISNLSLKKVSFFSMFIFCVTIHLNAQNIKEEKENKALFRIDISEDRSVKIYDMDGNLIDNSKVKNLKHFEEIPQQSKNLSYKKNTTKEKPSQIIKESKQSIDLKYPKKKDTKEKDKKQEKSKPFSCIAENSQNQYSSFNQIKLTNGGAINNNIDVLNNKTLPDLEPFRPDNDDYVWDDVIVLKNTTVETGLQDMHNDTITYGDDIYVALSYWNNSNETISTSFRIQVLVDEVEQYSIYQTDTIYGYWYWMWWNSQIYDLSPGQHTIKMIIDADNEIDESDETNNEYSRTFFIYSDQPNLTCVPENSTLTVDGTTVGLSITVINDGNASIGSSELGYYLSEDNKSISTSDYLIGTDYVTSLSSGSTSVESINIDVITISPTIPVGTYYVGFIIDHLEQVAESDETDNAWYFSSPQVTISGQPNLTRISGNSSLTVDGTNVDLSLTVINDGNASANSSELAYYLCDSSFSTEYLIGTDYVTSLSPGATSNENIYIDVITVSPTIPAGIYYVTYIIDYLEQVAESDETDNAWYFSSPQVTISSGQPNLTQVSGNASLTVNGTTVDLSLTVINDGNASAGSSELAYYLCDTTFTTEYLIGTDYVTSLSPGVTSNESIYVDVATISPTIPAGIYYVIYIIDHLEQVAESDETDNAWYFSSPQVIISGDQPNLMLYTGTGSENTCTYNSTTQVLDVTNSVGNDGDANAGGFRTGWYLSENTTLTTDDYLIATATQNSLLSLYYVNISVSVDFNYISGIPSGTYYVGVYIDDLDAISESNEADNAAYFTPPFNIITGIDEELSHLPDKITLYQNYPNPFIIVTNITFSIQQKTHVTLNIYNITGQLIHTLINQNKEPGTYLVKWNASNVPSGIYFYRLRVGNNVVERKCVIIN; encoded by the coding sequence ATGAAAAATCTCTTAAAGAAAATCATTATTATTTCAAATTTATCCTTAAAAAAAGTTTCATTTTTCTCAATGTTCATATTTTGTGTGACGATTCATTTGAATGCTCAGAATATTAAGGAAGAGAAAGAAAACAAAGCCTTATTCCGTATTGATATAAGTGAAGACCGGTCGGTAAAAATATATGATATGGATGGTAATTTGATAGATAATTCTAAGGTAAAAAATTTAAAACACTTTGAAGAAATACCACAACAAAGTAAAAATCTATCATATAAGAAAAATACTACAAAAGAAAAGCCCTCACAAATTATTAAAGAAAGCAAGCAGAGTATTGATTTAAAATATCCTAAGAAAAAGGATACAAAAGAGAAAGACAAAAAGCAAGAAAAAAGCAAGCCATTTTCATGTATTGCTGAAAATTCACAGAATCAGTATTCATCATTTAATCAGATAAAATTAACGAATGGTGGAGCAATTAATAATAATATTGATGTTTTGAACAATAAAACACTTCCTGATTTAGAACCATTTAGACCTGATAACGATGATTATGTTTGGGATGACGTAATTGTTTTAAAAAATACAACTGTTGAAACAGGTTTACAAGATATGCATAATGACACAATTACTTATGGAGATGATATATATGTTGCTTTATCGTATTGGAATAATAGTAATGAAACAATAAGCACTTCTTTTAGAATTCAAGTATTAGTTGATGAAGTTGAACAATATAGTATTTATCAGACTGATACTATCTATGGTTATTGGTATTGGATGTGGTGGAATTCTCAGATTTATGATTTGTCACCAGGACAACATACTATTAAAATGATTATTGATGCAGATAATGAAATAGACGAAAGTGATGAAACTAATAATGAATATTCTAGAACCTTCTTTATTTATAGTGATCAGCCGAATTTAACATGTGTTCCTGAAAATTCTACCCTGACAGTAGATGGCACAACAGTTGGCCTTTCAATTACAGTAATAAATGATGGCAATGCAAGCATCGGTTCAAGCGAGTTAGGTTATTACCTGTCGGAGGACAATAAATCAATATCCACATCAGATTATCTTATAGGTACAGATTATGTAACAAGTTTATCTTCAGGATCAACAAGTGTTGAGAGCATAAATATAGATGTCATTACAATAAGCCCAACAATTCCGGTTGGTACTTATTATGTTGGATTTATTATAGACCATCTTGAACAGGTTGCTGAATCGGATGAAACAGATAATGCATGGTATTTTTCTTCTCCGCAAGTAACTATTTCAGGTCAGCCAAATTTAACCAGGATTTCCGGAAATTCCAGTCTGACTGTAGACGGTACAAATGTTGACCTTTCACTTACGGTAATAAATGATGGCAATGCAAGCGCCAATTCAAGTGAGTTAGCTTATTACTTATGTGATTCATCATTTTCGACAGAATATTTGATAGGAACAGATTATGTAACAAGCTTATCACCAGGGGCTACAAGTAATGAAAATATATACATAGATGTAATTACAGTAAGCCCAACAATCCCGGCAGGTATATATTATGTTACATATATTATAGACTATCTTGAACAAGTTGCTGAATCGGATGAAACAGATAATGCATGGTATTTTTCTTCTCCACAAGTAACTATTTCTTCAGGACAGCCAAATCTGACACAGGTTTCCGGAAATGCCAGCCTGACAGTAAACGGAACAACTGTTGACCTTTCGCTTACGGTAATAAATGATGGCAATGCAAGTGCCGGTTCAAGCGAGTTAGCTTATTACTTATGTGATACAACATTTACAACAGAATATTTGATAGGAACAGATTATGTAACAAGCTTATCACCAGGAGTTACAAGTAATGAAAGTATATACGTAGATGTTGCTACAATAAGCCCAACAATCCCGGCAGGTATATATTATGTTATATATATTATTGATCATCTTGAACAAGTTGCTGAATCGGATGAAACAGATAATGCATGGTATTTTTCTTCGCCACAGGTAATTATTTCCGGTGATCAACCGAATTTAATGTTATACACAGGTACCGGTTCGGAAAATACATGTACTTATAATTCCACAACACAGGTTCTTGATGTAACAAATAGTGTTGGTAATGATGGAGATGCTAATGCCGGTGGTTTCAGGACAGGATGGTATTTATCAGAAAACACAACTTTAACTACAGATGATTATTTAATTGCAACAGCTACACAAAATAGTTTGTTGAGCTTGTATTATGTAAATATTAGTGTCAGTGTTGATTTTAATTATATAAGTGGTATACCCTCAGGAACTTATTATGTTGGTGTATACATTGATGATTTAGACGCTATAAGTGAATCAAATGAAGCTGATAATGCAGCTTATTTTACACCTCCGTTTAATATAATTACAGGAATTGATGAAGAATTGTCTCATTTGCCGGATAAAATTACTCTATACCAAAATTATCCAAATCCATTTATTATTGTAACTAATATAACATTTTCAATTCAGCAAAAAACTCATGTTACTCTAAATATCTATAATATTACAGGACAATTAATTCATACTTTGATAAATCAAAACAAAGAACCTGGTACTTACTTAGTCAAATGGAATGCATCTAATGTTCCCTCGGGTATTTATTTCTACCGTCTCAGAGTGGGAAATAATGTAGTTGAGAGGAAGTGTGTTATTATTAATTAA
- a CDS encoding MjaI family restriction endonuclease — MGKYSIDFGNKEFLLNYTNRRWGLTKTTKVGEVMALIRNCQPKTYDEWKKWYFENAYTKTKTPTKVSEATLKELGERLYVKLSEIVIPQIKDAIKNLTYDDCLDYVFNLTINRTYDGFITEKSVINDNLVKRFKNVVFEESNPELDHAGDIDYLGKVNNKAFGLQIKPVTASANLGNYDVSARMEQSFRDFENKYGGKVFIVFSVNDRISNEDVYDKIEQEIERLKKASL; from the coding sequence ATGGGAAAATATTCAATAGATTTTGGTAATAAAGAATTTTTATTAAACTATACCAATAGACGTTGGGGATTAACAAAAACAACGAAAGTGGGTGAAGTTATGGCATTAATTCGTAATTGTCAGCCAAAAACATATGATGAATGGAAAAAATGGTATTTTGAAAATGCTTATACAAAAACGAAAACACCAACAAAAGTATCTGAAGCAACATTAAAAGAACTTGGCGAAAGGCTTTATGTTAAATTATCGGAAATTGTAATACCTCAAATTAAAGATGCGATTAAGAATTTAACATACGATGATTGTTTAGATTATGTTTTTAACCTTACTATCAACAGAACATATGATGGTTTTATTACAGAAAAATCTGTTATTAATGATAATTTAGTTAAACGCTTTAAGAATGTTGTTTTTGAAGAAAGCAACCCTGAACTTGACCACGCTGGAGATATCGACTATTTAGGAAAAGTGAATAACAAAGCTTTTGGTTTACAAATAAAACCTGTAACAGCAAGTGCAAATCTTGGTAATTATGATGTCTCTGCAAGAATGGAGCAAAGTTTTCGAGATTTTGAGAATAAATACGGTGGGAAAGTTTTCATAGTATTCAGTGTCAATGACAGAATATCTAATGAAGATGTTTATGATAAAATTGAACAAGAAATTGAAAGATTAAAGAAAGCCAGCTTGTAA